A DNA window from Linepithema humile isolate Giens D197 chromosome 6, Lhum_UNIL_v1.0, whole genome shotgun sequence contains the following coding sequences:
- the LOC105673047 gene encoding uncharacterized protein: MRVNVTLVFVILVLGLADAARRRVRSTTAEAPKTTPASFVGRQLSFAEQPEELETLWDNFDIQRLDSRSEIWKNRNNASENNHDENIFSSGRQYPGLPSNPGDTNELPSPISPPPSKPPPPRPPPGCLGQRGQYESPASCANYLNCWDDVVIEQTCPAGLLFNAITGYCDFASNVNCGNRAPPTPKPALATGSKQCPDPNGRYRSSTNCSEFYICVGGKPIKFGCPRGLVYSDLLNVCDYTYNVDCKGAATPNPPPKQPSTESPESPSQPSPTLQPANPSQLPTRPPQPPTRPPQPPTRPPQPPTRPSQPPTRPPQPPTRPPQPPSSPPTPVTNPPQPPSYPTQPPSYPTQPPSYPTQPPVYPAQPTYPPAPPSYQPQPYPPPPAYSGNPWLSRIDPWHQRSSTSQLEIEKEKSKQQLLIDSELLSDQPAAHETETSSVVNPWTLFQVIPPELLNAQCNNGDIHRLNDACTNVVVCRNNRPQMVNCSPGFSYDKPSDSCKAFSVAKC, encoded by the exons ATGAGGGTGAACGTGACATTGGTTTTTGTGATCCTTGTTCTAGGACTCGCTGACGCTGCAAGAAGAAGGGTCAGATCAACGACGGCAGAAGCGCCGAAGACGACGCCGGCATCGTTTGTTGGTAGGCAACTCTCGTTCGCCGAACAGCCCGAAG AACTAGAGACTCTGTGGGACAATTTCGACATTCAGAGGCTGGATTCGCGTTCGGAGATCTGGAAGAATCGCAACAACGCATCGGAAAATAACCACGATGAGAACATTTTCAGCAGCGGCAGGCAATACCCGGGTCTTCCGAGCAATCCGGGCGACACAAACGAGCTTCCGAGTCCCATTTCGCCGCCACCGTCGAAACCGCCGCCACCCAGACCTCCGCCGGGCTGCCTGGGCCAGAGGGGCCAGTATGAGAGCCCCGCTAGTTGCGCCAATTATCTGAACTGCTGGGATGATGTGGTGATCGAACAGACCTGCCCGGCAGGGCTGCTCTTCAACGCCATCACCGGTTACTGCGATTTCGCGTCCAACGTCAACTGCGGCAATCGGGCGCCCCCCACGCCAA AACCAGCACTAGCGACAGGATCGAAACAGTGCCCGGACCCGAATGGACGTTACAGAAGCTCGACCAACTGCTCGGAATTCTACATATGTGTCGGAGGCAAACCCATCAAATTCGGCTGTCCTCGCGGCCTAGTCTACAGTGat CTACTAAACGTTTGCGACTATACTTATAATGTGGACTGCAAAGGCGCAGCCACGCCAAATCCACCGCCAAAGCAGCCGTCGACTGAATCTCCGGAGTCACCTTCGCAACCATCTCCTACTCTACAGCCTGCTAATCCCTCTCAGTTACCCACTAGACCCCCTCAACCACCCACTAGGCCTCCTCAACCACCGACTAGGCCTCCCCAACCACCCACTAGGCCTTCTCAACCACCGACTAGACCTCCTCAACCACCTACTAGACCCCCTCAACCGCCAAGTTCACCTCCAACGCCCGTGACTAATCCACCTCAACCACCAAGCTATCCCACTCAACCACCAAGCTATCCCACTCAACCACCAAGCTATCCCACTCAACCACCGGTCTATCCTGCTCAACCAACCTATCCCCCTGCGCCACCATCTTATCAGCCGCAGCCTTATCCACCGCCTCCCGCGTATTCCGGAAATCCCTGGCTAAGCAGGATTGATCCCTGGCATCAACGATCATCAACGTCTCAGTTGGAaatcgagaaagaaaaaagcaaaCAGCAACTATTAATCGATAGTGAATTGCTGAGCGATCAGCCCGCGGCACACGAGACGGAAACGTCTAGCGTGGTGAACCCGTGGACTCTATTCCAGGTGATACCACCCGAACTATTGAATGCTCAATGTAACAACGGTGACATACACAGACTCAACGATGCCTGCACCAACGTAGTGGTTTGTAGAAACAACAGGCCTCAGATGGTGAACTGTTCGCCGGGATTCTCGTACGATAAGCCATCGGATTCCTGCAAAGCCTTCAGCGTTGCCAAATG ctAA